The following proteins are encoded in a genomic region of Cloacibacillus sp. An23:
- a CDS encoding carbamoyl phosphate synthase small subunit: protein MDDHVYLTLSDGSVWRGRGRLDGPVEGEVVFTTASCGYPQTLTDPSYNGQIVVFAFPPIGIYGVDKENLEGRRVWPRAALMTRLDETECGRFESLHDWMAENGRPIVHDIDTRGLVLKIREVGSMMGRLDTEPAAPGLTELPPTLVHEVSCDMPIVSGGGELTVAVMDYGVKENIIRSMERRGCRVIRFPHDTPADTVLSSGADGVLLSNGPGDPSVLGREAAEAAKMLGKLPLLGVCLGNQLLAMACGGRTKKLSFGHRGANQPVFDVATGRGLLTSQNHQYAVDADSLVNTELEVAYKHLGDGTVEGLRHRRFDALSVQFHPEASPGPEDASYIFDNFIDRMKAARQGRN, encoded by the coding sequence ATGGATGACCACGTATATCTGACTTTGAGCGACGGCTCGGTGTGGCGCGGGCGCGGCAGGCTCGACGGGCCGGTGGAGGGGGAGGTCGTCTTTACGACCGCCTCGTGCGGCTATCCGCAGACTCTGACAGACCCTTCGTACAACGGGCAGATCGTCGTTTTCGCTTTCCCGCCCATCGGGATTTACGGCGTAGACAAGGAGAATCTCGAAGGGCGGCGCGTGTGGCCGCGAGCGGCGCTGATGACGCGCCTCGACGAAACGGAATGCGGGCGCTTTGAAAGTTTACACGACTGGATGGCGGAGAACGGCCGTCCGATCGTCCACGATATAGATACGCGCGGGCTTGTCCTCAAGATCCGCGAGGTGGGTTCGATGATGGGCCGCCTCGATACGGAACCGGCGGCCCCGGGGCTTACCGAGCTGCCGCCGACGCTGGTTCACGAGGTCTCTTGCGATATGCCTATCGTCAGCGGTGGTGGGGAGCTCACCGTCGCGGTGATGGACTACGGCGTGAAGGAGAATATAATCCGCAGTATGGAGCGGCGCGGCTGCCGCGTCATCCGCTTCCCGCACGATACGCCGGCCGATACCGTGCTTTCGAGCGGCGCCGACGGCGTGCTGCTGAGCAACGGCCCCGGCGACCCATCGGTGCTCGGGCGCGAGGCGGCGGAGGCGGCGAAGATGCTCGGGAAACTTCCGCTGCTCGGCGTATGCCTCGGCAATCAGCTTCTTGCGATGGCCTGCGGCGGCAGGACGAAGAAGCTCTCCTTTGGCCACCGCGGCGCGAATCAGCCGGTGTTCGACGTGGCGACTGGGCGCGGCCTGCTGACGAGCCAGAACCACCAGTACGCGGTGGACGCGGATAGCCTCGTGAATACTGAGCTCGAGGTGGCCTACAAGCATCTCGGGGACGGCACGGTCGAGGGGCTTCGCCACAGGCGCTTCGACGCGCTCTCGGTGCAGTTCCATCCGGAGGCTTCGCCGGGGCCGGAGGACGCCTCATATATCTTCGACAATTTCATTGACCGCATGAAGGCCGCGCGCCAGGGGAGAAATTAG
- a CDS encoding DNA-deoxyinosine glycosylase, with translation MKYSFGPLINENSKILILGSLPGVRSLAESRYYAHPQNKFWKIIYGAWGLTPDADFDARYGFILAHGLALWDVIKCARREGSADGSIRDETPNDVPALLATHPAVSLIIFNGGFAFAKYKKYFGLPKIEYRKMLSTSPACAGRDKEREEMWRAALRRAAPSSAIPLQ, from the coding sequence ATGAAATACAGCTTCGGCCCGCTGATAAACGAAAACTCAAAAATACTGATACTGGGCTCTCTGCCGGGAGTGAGGTCGCTCGCCGAATCCAGATACTACGCGCATCCTCAGAACAAATTCTGGAAAATAATCTACGGGGCGTGGGGGCTGACGCCAGACGCGGACTTCGACGCGCGCTACGGCTTCATACTCGCCCACGGACTCGCGCTCTGGGACGTGATAAAATGCGCGCGCCGCGAAGGCAGCGCCGACGGCAGCATCCGCGACGAAACGCCGAACGACGTCCCGGCGCTCCTCGCTACCCACCCCGCCGTATCGCTGATAATCTTCAACGGAGGCTTCGCCTTCGCGAAATACAAAAAATACTTCGGCCTCCCGAAAATAGAATACAGAAAAATGCTCTCCACCAGCCCCGCCTGCGCAGGACGGGACAAGGAAAGAGAGGAGATGTGGAGGGCGGCGCTGAGGCGTGCAGCCCCAAGCTCAGCCATCCCATTACAATAG